The DNA region CTGGTTCCCGCTGCTCTGGAGAACCAGATCCACAAAGGCAACGCTGAGCGTATCAAGGCCCGCATTATTGCCGAAGGCGCCAACGGTCCTGTGACCCCGGAGGCTGAAACGATATTGAATAAAAAAGGGGTGATGATCATTCCGGATATTTACCTGAATGCCGGCGGTGTGACGGTTTCCTATTTTGAGTGGCTCAAGAATCTTTCCCACGTCCGTTTCGGCAGGATGGAAAAGCGTTATCAGAGCGCCTTAAACAAAAACATCATGCAGGCTATTG from Chloracidobacterium sp. includes:
- a CDS encoding Glu/Leu/Phe/Val dehydrogenase, encoding LVPAALENQIHKGNAERIKARIIAEGANGPVTPEAETILNKKGVMIIPDIYLNAGGVTVSYFEWLKNLSHVRFGRMEKRYQSALNKNIMQAIESVAPHNTKIPAPLVQNLQSGPDELDLVYSGLEETMIVAYDNIRETLLENKKIGDLRTAAFVTAIRKIVESYKLLGI